ATTCATTTAACAAATGAGGTTCAATTGGTGGACCTGTGCAATATCGATGGATGTCCAATTGAGAGACAcgttttttgtttgaaaaagttGTAAACATAGTACTTGTCTTCACACTATTACTTTTTTCTTGTACTAGGCACTTGTTTAAGTTAAAGAAgtatatatgtaataaaagtCAACTTGAAGAGTTAATTGCAATGAACTACTTGGCATATGAATGTATGACCTTTTGTTCAACATATTATCGGGGTATTAAATCAAGAATGAATAGACCTGAAAGGAATCTCCAAGACATTATTGTTATTCCATAAGATGAATCAAGTGTGGAGAGAGTGGGGAATCTACTAGGTGCATCAAAGTTAGTGACCATGGACAACTTAACTTGCCATTAAGTGCATATGTACATGTGATTTAATCATGAGGTTGTTCTAACATATATTATGTAAGAATATCATGAACTTCACTTATGTATAATACATTGTTCATGCAATATATATTGATTGTATCACGTGAACCTTTTATGATATAAGCAACATTTGAGGTTAATTAACAAACAATGTGTGAAGAATTCCAATGACATATAGTGTCTCCACAAAAAAAGTTTTCAGATTGGTTTGAAAAACATGTTGGTTCATGCATACTTACATATGCATTTAGATTTACATTATTACAAGTTATATTGTcttgaaatgaatttaataagGACTGATAACATAGTGTACCTTTAGGTCATATTGTGCCTTCTTTCCTGATCTGTCCTTTTATTGTTGGTAGCGTTGGTACAAATGTATAAGGTGGGGCTGTGATGGGTGCATCAAGACATTCTAGTATCGAATTAGAAAAGATACCATAAGCATTAGTTTAGGattttattttggtttcttgtttttgttttcagttgACTTTAATTAACTCTCAatagtatgattttttttatgtagtaataaactaaaaaattccTAGAATTTTGTATGGAGGCCTTAACCACACTTCTTAAGTTCAACCTAGTCTTGCCATCATGTgaaattatttataatttttactATTTAATGTTAGGTTTAAACTTTTGGTTTCTACCAAAAATATCTTTAAACTTATCTTTTCTAGAAGTAAAACAAACTACGTTATACTTTCAACCTGTTCAAGGTTGTCATATGCTTATGCATGGACTTGGTAATCGGTGTAACATGAGTGAGGTGTCATTTTCACTAGCATTGTCATGCACACAAAAGCAATTAATATAATTCTCTGTAGCAATTTCAACAATGATTAGAGTTTTTTGACAATTTACAACTAAGACGTGCAATTTTATGCAATTAATATAAATCTATACAAACTAATGATTATTTTCCAACTAATGACAATACTTATTAACATGATCTATTAAATTATTACTAGATTTTTTCATTAGAAAATGAACTACCATTGGTGATTTACACGAGTGACAATTACAGTATTCACCAATGATTTATGTTAACGATTTACACATACTAGTGATTGCACATACTCAACAATAACATACTGATTTAAACTTTGCATATGTTTTGCATAGAATCGATAAGCAGGTTATCATATTGTAAGTACTTATAGTCAGTGATTTAGTCATAACAGGCAATAGATGAAATCTTGGGGGCGTTTGATAGCCCTAGACCTCAAATCCTACCATGGATCTTTCTTGAAATCTGAGGTTTTGTCAAACgaaaaatatgaaatccaagGATTTGAAATCTGTGAAATACCTGAAATCCACATATTTCAAGTCGGAGTATCTGCAGTCTGCATGGAGGCCTCCTACTATGAAGGGTGGTTTCCTGGTTGAAACCCTTCATCCGCAAAAAGgtcagagaaagagaaaggagaggagGGAGGTGTTGTTGGTGCTATTCTTGGAGGAAGATTCAGGGGATGTCGATATGCCCATATGCATCTGTTAAGGCAATAATCTAACCACCATTTGTTCTCCTTCTTTAGTTCTAGTTGTAGTGCTATTGCTTGTAGATCTGTAGTTTAATTCGATGGGGTCTCTGCAGCTTCTTGACCCCCTTCATACAGTCTTGTGGGTAACCAATAGAGGTATCGGCCATTAAAGCCCTCCGAACCCATGATGCTGATGTTAGTGATCTCATTAGTTTTACTGAAAGCTGTTCCACAAAGCAAGAAGATAGTTGGGGGAAACTCAATCCTTGGGTACAAGTCTTCTCTTTGATTAATTTGTGGATCAAGTTGGGGATGCAAAGGGCATGAGAGTTCTCTGCAGTGAGGAAGTGGCAGTCGTGGTCATAACTATGCAGGAGGTGGTGTCCACCATCCAACAATGACGGCAACAAATTCTTAATATTTGGGTGGCCGCATCTTTCCATCCTTCACTTGCTAGTAGAGATAGAAAAGAGAGCACATTGAAACCCTCCATTGATCGAGGGAaactttcacacacacacacactcacacacacacacagagagagagagagagagagagagagagagagagagagattggggTGCTCATTTGACCTATCAAACTTAAGATTAGGGGCGCCCTAGATCTTAAAACCTTTGATCTTAGAACTGAGGTTCTCAAATCCACCTTGGATCTAAGATTTGAGGCAAACAAACACGGCCTTATAAATCGACATAGATTAGGCCTTGTATAGTTGTGGGAAACAACGTTTATTGATATAGACAATAATTATGAATGGCACTTTCGTGCTATTGCTAGTGACTTAAGCACCAACAAATCACTTCCACAATGGACAAAAATTTATAAACCATTTGTCTCAAACTGAATGCAAATTAACTCTAGAAGTTAACAGTCACAATCATTGATTAAGTGCATTTTAATAACCCTAAAGAAACATGCactacaattaattatataatcATGCTCCAAGAATAGGTGTGCCTGTTGATCGCTAACCAAGGCAAAAGATGAATATCAAATGAGAtaggagacaaatttttgaCTGCCTAAGGTAGGGTACGTTAAAGATTTGGGACCCAGTCCAACACCATTTAATGGCATTAGAGATTATCATCATGGCAATGATGGTGACGGAGGGCTGCAAAGCAGAGCAAATCCCAATCCGGAAGTCAGAAACAACAGGAACAACGGTGGAGCCAGGGGGTTCGCAGGGCCATCGCCTCccttaatttttgaaaaaataaaaaattactatATAGAATTTACCAAAGAGAATTTCACTTGGTAAAACACATAATAGTGCTTGCTAAAACAAATTCTAACACCGCCCCAGGGAACACTTCCAACAAAAGTTAAATGAGACATACTGAAGTGAAGACGTGAAAAAACGATGACAAAACTCCAAGGAACGAGTGTGTCCAGTGAAGAAgtcgaagaaggaagggaaaacTGCAAAGGAATAGTTAGGAAAAACTCTAAGAAATAGTGAGACGGAAGTCCactgagaaaaggaaaaaactaatGGCAAATTTGGACTGAAGAAATGCAATTGCATTGCCCATACTACATGGTCAGGGTCTTCGACCAACCAGAAGCATGGCCCCGGACGAAGATTAAATGTTAATTTATTGCCGAAACATTTAATTTGCTTCATTTTCGTAGAGTTAACTTGAATGCAATCTGCCATATAACTTGATTTTAAAAAAGTAATGCTTGTGCTTGGAGGAGTTTATTGGCACACCTGGTTGGGCCAGTAGCTGCTAGGCAGTTCGTTAAAATCTCAGGAGTGCTTAGCTTTGTGGAGGACCATAGGGGTGAGAATGGTCTTGGGATTTTATGTCCCAGGCGAGTAACAAAGTCTGTAAAAATGCTTTCTAGTGGCAGCTCaacatgcaaattttaaatgtttaattttagaggaattaaaaaactaaaacgtCCAAGACGAATAAAATGCTATGAAAAGATTACTGGTTATGCATCTACTGCTTCTCACTTCACTGACAGCAAGAAAGGGATAAGCAAGATTCCTCTCACTCCAACTAAAGTAAGCAAAGTAAAAGGCGAGGAAGAAATTTACCTAGCTACCTGCAGAAATAGTAGAATTCACGGGCAAATAATTGAAGAAACTTCGTTGAcaatcccttttttttcttttcatttggtCAAAACTTTGCTCCTAAAAAGTAAAGAGAAGAATTTCCGCATGCACTTCCTTTCTCTCCAACTGAAACCATTAAGCCTAGGCTAAAGAAATCAAGCGGAACAAacaaacgaaaagaaaaaacaaaaaagaaaaagaaagaatctaCAGGCATCGTCTTTTCTTCCACGCGAGGAATTAACAGCCCTCATCAAAGGATCAGTACACTAGTAACTTGCTGGGGAAAGACTAGCAATGGTTCCTCGGCCAAGGAGAACCCGCTTCACCATCTTCAGCTGCCCCACCAGTTGGCCGCAGATGCCGACCTTTATGAAATAAGCTGCAAACTGCATTTTGTTCCTCAGCCTCCTTATTTTCCTCCCAATCTTCACTCTCAGCCTGCAGACTCTCACCTTCAAAGGGGGCGGCCTCTTGCTCAGGGAGTCTGCCTTCTCCATCATCTTGTAGATCAGGAACTGTGCCTTGCGATGCCTTTTCTCCTCTTCACTTTCGTAGTAAGCCTGCACTTTCGCGTAGTGATAAGATCCCTTCATCACCTGAATCATTTCCTGAAAATATGACCTGAAAGGAAGCGATcgacagagagagaagaaaacaaggggAAGCCGGACAAAATTCTATATCAGTACCGCTCAGAGAAGAGAAGTACTTATAATCAACGAGTATATGGGCAGTCGGTGTTCAACAAGGGTAGGTGAAGGTCATGTGGAGCCATATGAGACTTATGGAGGACAACCTATGATGAGCACGCGCGCCAGGGTGAAGGCGTTAGCTGGAGATAAATATTACCTTCCTCAATAGTCCCTCCTATTTCAATACCTAATAATTGGTTTGCTAGCTGCAAGGGCTCTGCCGGCAATTCGTTTTTAAAGGAAATCAATTAATTAATGAATTCCATCCTGCGTGAGTTTGAAATCAAACCTACCCTTGCCATCAGTCTGTACGCCATATTTAAACATAATCAGGTTTGACTCCCGTCCGTCATTGAAGATGTAAGAAACCTATTCTTTTGTCAACTCAAAAGGGGACTTGTTTAAGTATGGGACAAACATTATCGGTTGACACCATGCAGTTGCAATTGACTCTTGCCTTTGGATTTTTAGGCACCTTGTGAGTATCATTTTTCGTTTCTCGCTTTCTGCGGCCCTTTTAGCACCTTGTCATCAAGTCCCACATCCAGTAACTTAACCTGCATTATTAGAATTACCTTTTCTGACTCGAACGCATGCATGATGTCAAACGGCAACCAGTCTCCCCACAAATGCGCTTTTCCTTATTTTGCGGCTGCCGCCCTTCCGTCGGCGGTgtaaatatatacatgtttctACATGCAGGCGGTGTTTCTACATCCATGTTTGAATCTTAAGAGCATAAAATAATGTGAACTGGGGACTTAAATAATGGAAGGCATGCTCCCTTGCGGTGGAATGATGTCATAGGTTGACGAAGGCTAGATCAGTTTTCTCAATAGTTCGTGAACATGGCACGGAAGCGGACCATTGGAGCCTCTAAGTCAAAAGATTGTCAGGGAGCAACGTACGGCACGacaaaagtaaaagaaaagtcATAAACCAATATGTCAGGATTTATTTGCTGAAGATTCACTCATCTATCTCGTCAGGTTTTCTGACGTATACGTGCAACCCATGAGTCCATGACCCATATTCTTCCTATATGAGCCAGCTCGTACATAGGTTAGTCTCTAATTAACAGGTACCTACTTTCCTTTCAGGAAGGGAAACTTCTTCGAGTCATTCCCTATACCTTTTgcatttatgattttctttttcattttttttgtttgtttaatttgGTACTCGGTGACAACTTGTCGCCCAATTTTGTGAAAGAAGTTCcattacctctctctctctctctctctctctctctccttccccccTGGCATACTGGACTAGTGACAAAATtgcaaaattattaaatatataggcCAAAATAAATTGTTGTGCATTCATGAGCTTCATCTTGGCGCATCTCCGATTAGCAGCATCCTTCTAGCTCACCTACTTCGCCAATTACATGTCTTAGCTTCCAACCTAGACTAGGATTCCATTATTAACTTTGTGGTTTCGAGCCTAAAAGTATAAATTCCATAGAGCAGCCCTGATAACATAATAGGACTTATTAGTTCAATAATCCTTGTGTGCGTTCGATGGCGAATTTGATAGAGGGACATGTTTTGGTACTACCAATGTGGTTGTTTAGAAAGCTGAAGGGGACCGCATCATAATTAATTGGGAGGGTGCTGGCTCAACAGTGGCATAAAATGGAGAAAGTGTAGAGCCAACCACCTAGCTGCAACTTGCCCATAAATCCATGACCTATTACATCACCGATTCATTAATTTATTAATActtctctttcatttatttGGCTGATAGTTTTGCCAATCTATGACCCATGGCTTGTAAAAGAAGGGAAATGAATTAGATA
This window of the Nymphaea colorata isolate Beijing-Zhang1983 chromosome 2, ASM883128v2, whole genome shotgun sequence genome carries:
- the LOC116247498 gene encoding uncharacterized protein LOC116247498, producing the protein MIQVMKGSYHYAKVQAYYESEEEKRHRKAQFLIYKMMEKADSLSKRPPPLKVRVCRLRVKIGRKIRRLRNKMQFAAYFIKVGICGQLVGQLKMVKRVLLGRGTIASLSPASY